aaaagtcTTCATTTATCTACATGGCTAATATTTACCCCTTCAACAAAACATGCACCCATTTATCATTGGGTGTGTGTCCTTGTCCCAAATCAAAAACACACACCTATCATATAGGAAGAAGATGGTGGGGGTATTCAACAAACTTGATGCTTTATGATGATCCTTGGAAAATCAAAAAAGTTCTTCAAGAGAGTGATCTTGATGATACACTATTGTTGCCCAAAGATTTGGCAGAGGAGTTGGTGTTACCTGTGTTGGGTGCTGGTGCTGATCTTGAAGAAGGAGCTTTGGTTAGGATTTGTGATTTTGATACAAATTCAATGCATGTGTTGATTATTAAGAGATTGGTTTCTTCAGGACACTATGCTTTTAGTGATAATTGGGTTCAAGATTTTGTTAGAAGAAGGGGTTTGAAGGAAGGTGATGAGATTGGGTTCCATTGGGATCCATATAATGAACACTTTGATTTTTCTGTTCTATTTAGGACTATTAGGATGTAGCTAGCATGCACTAGAAGATATTATTTGTACTATGTTTAATGTTAGCATTaaccgttttttttttttttttttctctaactAGTAGTGTTGTCAATTATGACTCATGtggtattttattataattaattatttcaattcactttttttttttttgttcttttacaGCCATATATTATAGCCATCTTTTGTTCTTATTGTTTTCaacaataatactaataataatattatgtcCA
The genomic region above belongs to Cicer arietinum cultivar CDC Frontier isolate Library 1 chromosome 4, Cicar.CDCFrontier_v2.0, whole genome shotgun sequence and contains:
- the LOC101504698 gene encoding putative B3 domain-containing protein At1g78640 — protein: MANIYPFNKTCTHLSLGVCPCPKSKTHTYHIGRRWWGYSTNLMLYDDPWKIKKVLQESDLDDTLLLPKDLAEELVLPVLGAGADLEEGALVRICDFDTNSMHVLIIKRLVSSGHYAFSDNWVQDFVRRRGLKEGDEIGFHWDPYNEHFDFSVLFRTIRM